In Fibrobacter sp. UWP2, the sequence ACCGAAAACGTCGCCCCGCTCACCCTCGCCGCCGACAGCCTACAAGCTTGCACCGACAAGCAGGCCGCTGCCGACATGGAATCGGGCAAGGCACACGGGCACTTTGGCGACTGCCACGAAGGCGCCCAAAATACAGGACCGAACATCAATACTAGCTGGCAGGGAACCGACACGACCAAGATCGCCTACTACTACGCCAAGATGATGTGGGAAGACGAAAAGAAGCTCGTCACCAGCGGCGAGCGCGACCCCAACAAAGACGAGGACTACAGTTACATTGGCCACTACCTGAATATGCGCAACCCCAGGTACACCAAGGTCGCCTGCGGCTTTGCCGTAAGCAGTGACGGCAAAAAAGCCTGGCTCAACATGAACTTCTACTCCAGGTAGAAGCGTCGCCTTTAAAGTTCGTGAGTTTCCACTTCGTCCGTATTGAGAACGCGAATCTCAATACGGCGATTTTTTTTGCGCCCAGCTTCCGTGGCGTTGTCGGCCTTGGGCTGGCTGGAGCCATAGCCCGTCGCCGTCACGCGGTCCTCGGAAATCCCGTGTTCAATCATGTAGGCGCGCACGCTGTAGGCGCGCTCCGCCGAGAGTTGCTGGTTAAAGCTATCGCCACCTTCGCTGCTGGTATGTCCTTCGATTTCAATACGGGCCTTGGGGTTCCTTTTAAGCCCAGCAATGGCGTTATCCAGCGTTTTGAGCGATGTCGGCACGAGTTCGGCACTCCCCGGTTCAAACGTCACGCCCGTGAGTTCCACGCGCGTATCGTCAAACACGATCGTCACGCCGCCTGTGCTCGCCCCCATGGAAACATACGGGGTTTCACCGCAATCGAACATGCCCGTTACCGTCTCGCACAAAATGGAGTAGGTGTCGCCACGGGGAATCATGATGGCCGCTTCGCCGTTGGCGTCCGTCGTAACCGAAATCCTTTTTTTAGAGTCCTGCTGACCTTCGAACACCAGCCTTTTTTTGGCATGCGGCTCGTCGTCATTGTTCACATACAAAATATTCAGTACCGCGTGCGTCTTGTTGGGGGCCAAATCACGAGCGCCACAAAAAGGGACTGCCATAGATGACGCCAAAACAACCAAAACCCATTTATTCATCGTACACTCCAAATTTTACACCTACACCGATTTTTTCAACTAACGGGCTAAATATATACTCAAAGACGCCCAAAAAGGGGGGGTAAAAAAAACTTTGTTGTTTTTTTTCTAAATTCACAACAAAATTTAACACATGTGAATCTTCAAACAACGAGATTCCACATAAGGAGAGCACATGAATCTCATGAAATTTGCTAGCACCCTGCTTGTTGCAGGCATGGCAACCGCAGTCTTTGCTGCCGACGGCGATTTCAACCTGAAGGGCAACGTCCAGACCCAGGTGACCAAGTCCATCGCCGACGAAGACAACAACTTCAGCAGCGGCTGGATCCGTGCCAACATTGGCGGTCAGTACAAGTCCGACAACCTGGACGCTACCATCATGCTCCGCATTTGGGGCCCGGAATTCGGCAACAGCCTCGTCAAAGGCGTCGACTTCGAAAAGGAATCCACCACCAAGAGCAACATCGACAAGATTCTCGCCGACCTCTACTGGGTCAACTACAAGTGGGCTCTGGGTGAAAAGGACCTCCTGAACTTGAAGATTGGTCGTTGGAAAACCGACTGGTCGCAGTCGACCCACTTTGGTACCTATGTGGACAAGGACCTCACTGTTCGCGGTCTTTGGATGCGTGATTACAGCCACAACGCCGTGGAGATGGGCTGGAAGCACGGTTTGAACCAGTTGACTGCCATGGTCGCAGCCAAGAACGGCACCGCCAACCAGGGCTATGTGCGCATTGAAGACGACATGAAGTTCACCTTCCCCCTGGAATTGAAGGTCGCCTACCGCACCAACGCCGTTGACGTCGTGCAGAACACGGCCTTGCTCACCCACCGTTTGGCCGCTTACGCGAGCTACACCATCTTCCCGGGTCTGCGTGCCTACGGCGAATACGCCTGCATCTACACCCAGGACGAAGAAGACATTGACTACGACGCCCCGAACTACCTCGCTCCCGAATTCAAGTACTACCAGCCGGGCATCTACTTCCAGCCGTTCTACCTGGGTGCCGAACTTCCGGTGGCTGCCGTCCCCGGTTTGAACTACGTCTTGAGCAACCTCATGGTGGAATGGGAATACATCAACAAGCGCGACAACCTCTACCAGGTGACCGAACAGACTTACGACGACTGGGCATGGACTGTCGCCCTCGTAAGGAACATTGGCAAGTCCAAGCTCCAGTTCAGCCTGTACAGCGAAAACGAAATGACCGACCTCGGCCTCGCCTTCCGCCTCACCAGCACCATCAAGTGATCTAGAACATGGCCGTGAGGCCTACGCTATTGAATCCGGCCCAGAGCGATACGCGCTGGGTCTTTTTTTTGTGCATTTCAATCACAGCGAGGCTAATGCCAGTGCCGGCCAGCGCCCCGACAATCACATCGGACGGAAAATGCTTGCCGGCGGCAATGCGGAGCACGCCCACAAAGCCAGCCGCCGAAAGGCTCCCCGCCCACACCAAGGATTTGTACGGTGAGTTCGGGTACAGCTCGCTGAACCACTCCCCCGTAAAGACGGCGACCGTGAACGCCGCAGAAGTGTGCCCGCTAAAAAAGCTCCCGTAAGCTTCACCCTCGGCGTCGGCGGTTTTGGCGGCGCCTTCGCCATCTGTGGCGTAAACGTAGGGGCGCGGCCAAAACGCCATGGAGCGCACCATGAGCCCTATGCCACTCTGCAAGGCCAACGCCTGCGCGAACATGAGCGTATAGGCCCCGAAGTCAGAACCGCGGGCATCGCCCGCATACCAGGAGTAGCCGGCGACAGCGAGCGGCATCACGCCAAAGACCGCGGCCAAATCGCTCGCCTTGTCGGCGGCTTCGCTGTACCGCCCCGCAAAAGGACGGTCCCAAGGCAACAGGTGCGACTCGTCCAAAACATCGTCTTCGCTGGGCACCGCCATTTGCCCCAGGCGGTAATTGCCATAAACGCTTGCAAAGGCCGCAAAGAACGTGAGCGGCATGTCGCGGCTCCACGACAAGGAGTACGGCTGCGCCAGCGCCGGCACAGCAAGTACCATCACGCAAAAAATCTTTTTTATCCAGCCTGCAATCACCCTTAAAAATTAACAACAATCAAGAAGAATACAAGAAAAAAACTTATATTGATAACATGCAACGCGAACCGATTACCCCTACGATGGATTTGTTCGGCGCCATCTCCGACGAGATGCGTCTCAAAATTTTGATGCTCCTGGACCAGGCCGAATTCACGGTCAACGAAATCAAGGACATCTTGGACATCCACCAGAGTAACGCAAGCCGTCACTTGGCCAAACTCTCTGCCTGCGGGCTCCTGAAGGACCGCCGTGACGGAATCAAGGCCTATTACCGCTTGAGCGAGGAACTCCTCCTCTCCAAGCGCATGCTCGCCGTGATTCGCGACGCCTACGGAGAACTCCCCGACAAGGACATTCTGCTTTGCCGAGCCGAACAGACGTTGCAAGACCGCACCGACAAAACCAAAGGTCAAATCCACAAACTGGACCAGGCCGGCGGAAGCCTCAAGGCGCAAATCAGCCTGTTTAGCAAGCTGATGGTCCCTTTCGAGAACGCCGTGGACATCGGCTGTGGCGAAGGCGGCGACTTGAGCCTGATGCTCGCCAACCGTTGCAAAAACGTGACCTCGCTGGATTACGACCCCAAGGTCATTAGCGGACTCCAAAAGATTTTGAAGCAAAAGGGCATCGACAATGTGACGCCGAAGGTCGCCGACATGACCAAGACGGGTCTCCCCGACAATGATGCGGACCTCGTCCTCATGAGCCAGGTCTTGCACCACGCGACCGACCCGCGCCTCGCCCTCAAGGAGGCCATCCGCATTTTAAAACCGGGTGGAACGCTCGCCCTGCTCGACCTCGCCCAGCACAAAGAAGAATCCTTCCGCGAAACGCACGGGCACATTTGGCTGGGATTTGACCGCAGCCAGCTTGAATTCTTTGTGAAGGAATTCAACTGCAAGGTCATCGAAAGCGAAATAATCCCCAGCGAAAACGAAGTAGACAAGAAACTACCCGTAATTTGCATGATTCTTACCAAGAATTAACAAAGCACCGCTTGTTTTTTTGAAAAAATCAAATAAATTTGGAATATAACGAAACAGGAGAAAAAACATGGGCAAAATCATCAAGTACCTGGTCATTGCGGCAATTCTCATTTTGTCCGGATTCGGCATTTACAGTTTCCTCAAGTACAGCAAGGTCGACGAGAACACCCTTGACTAGATTTTTGCATTTCACAAACAACCGCCGGGCCCGAGGTCCGGCTTTTTTTATATTTCCATCATGAACTTTTTGAACAAGAAACCCGTATTCTTCGCGGCCATGGCCGTGCTGTTCTTCGCGATTCTCCTCATTGTTTTTAGGGAGTTCGTCTTCGATTCCAACCAGCTGATGCTGAATTCCGACCAGCTCAACGGCATTGGCAGCCGCATTTTGCGTGCCGAGAATGTCGTCGTCACCGAATGGGACGACAGCCGACTGGGGGGCGTCCCCACAATTGACGCACTGTTCGCCGATGCCTACCACCCGCTAGTCTGGACACAATTCCTAATGGACCCCGCCCGCGCCGTGGGCTTCAAGTTCATCTTGACCGTCTGGGTTGCCTTCATGAGCGCCATGCTTTTGGCGTGGAACCTGACCGGCAACAAATGGTGGGGCGCACTGCTCGGTTTCTTGTACGCGTTCTCGCCCGAATACTTCACCTACATTTACGGTGGACACGACGGCAAAATGATGGTGTTCGCCATCGCGCCTCTCGCCCTCCTCGCCATCCGTAAAGTCGTACGCGAGGCAAGCATCGGTTACCTGATCGTTTTAGCCCTGAGCATCACCTGGATGATCCTGGGTTCCCACCTGCAGCTCACCTACATGTTCCTGTGGGGCGCCGGATTCTACACGCTGTACGAGGTGGCGTTCCACTGCGACGGCTTAAAGACCCGCGGCAAGCGCATTGGCCTTGCGGCAGCAGGACTCGCCTTCGGACTCGCCTTGAGCTGTTTCCAGGTCGTCCCGCCATATATTTACACCACCACGCAATCGGTACGCGGCGAAGGCGACCACACCAACTACGGCCACGCCACCAGCTGGTGCCTGCACCAAGAAGAACTCATGCAAATGGTGCTGCCCGGGTTCATTGGCGTCGACGTTTACGAGCGAGACGAAAAGACGAACGACCTCAACGGCAGCTCGTTTGTGAACGTTACCATGCAGGACTACCGCAAGATGATGGAATCTGGTTCCCAGGGGAGCCCGTTCTACTGGGGTCACAACAGCTTCAAGTTGGACCATAACAACGCCGGCGCCCTCCTCACCTTCCTCGGTTTCCTCTGCCTGTTCCTCCCCGGCAAGCGCCGCTGGGCGTGTTTCTGGGGTCTCGGCGCCGTCCTCGCCCTCAGTTACGGCATGGGCGTCCATTCACCGCTATTCAAGCTATGGTACAACATACTCCCCGGCGCCAAGAATTTCCGCGCCCCGGGCATGTCGATGTTCTGGCTCCCGCTCCTCCTCGTGATGATGGCAGGTCCCGTACTCAAGGCGTTTACCGACGACACCGCCGAAGCACTTAAGAGCCGCAGGGCGCTCCTCCATGGCGCCGCAATGTTCGCCCTCCTGCTTGTGCTCGCCGTTGTCGCCCGTTTCAATTGGACTCTCTTCATCGGCCCGTTCGGTCTTGTGGTTTCTGTCCTATACGCAGTCGCATGCCTCGGCATCATGAGCATTGACGACCAAGGGAAGGATTTCAGCGTCAATAATTTTGTGGACGCCTTCAAGAACAAGCTCCCTGGCACAAAGCGCGCTGTGCAAGCTTGCATCGTTTTGGGATTCGCCTTTATCGGGGTATTCCTCATGAGCGGGCAGAACCTGATGAACGACCCCATCGCCGCGCCGTACTTTAAGCCACTGAACGAAATCGTGATGAACGCAACCGCGGGCAAGGTTATCCCTGGATTCATCTTGATTTTCGCCATCATGGCCGTCGCCATCGGCACATTCAAATGGAAAGGCAACATTGCAGCCAAGGCCGCCATCCTCGCCATTGCCGCCGCGGTGGAACTGTTCTTTATTGACGGAGCCTTTGTGCAGAATGTCGCCAAGGCCGAATACCTGCAGCCAAACAACGGAATTGCCAACGCCATCAAGGCGCCGTACAAAGCTGACCCGCAAAACACCCCCCGCGTGCTGAGCCTTTCCCGCTCGCAGGCATTGAGCGGCAACAGTTTCCCGCAATACCACATGCGCAACGCCGCTGGCATCCACGACAACGAACTCGCCTCCTACCGCGAATTCCGCGGCGGGCAGCAAAACGAGAACTTCTTGCAGAACATCAACAACCCCGATGCAGCCCATCCGTTCCTCGACCTCATGAACATTGGCGCCATCATCTTTGATACACAGCGCGGCACCACCTACATGCCGATTCCCACCGCCATGGGCGAAGCCTACATTTACGGTGAATCTGTCGTGATGAGCGATGCCGAAGCCATCAGCACCTTAAAGACCAAGGCCGCCATCCGCAAGCCCAAGGCCCCGGAGCCCGCCGTCACCGAATCCGCCGACACTACTGCTGCAGCACCTGCCGACAGCACCGACGCCGATTCCACGCAAACCGCCGAGGTCGAGCCCGACGACGACCCCAACGCCTTCTATTACCGCGAAAAGGTGATCCTCTCCGAAGCACCGGAACACGCTGGCCAAGGCGGCGTCGCCCAAGGTTATGCCAAACTGGTCGAAAGTCCCAAGATGGACACGCAAGTGTTCCAGGTCGAGAGCGACCGCGACGGATTCATGGTCGTCGCCGGCAACTACCATCCCTACTGGCACGCGACAGTCAACGGTGCTCCGGCGAAGGTCTACAAGGCGTTCGGTTCCCTCCGCGCCGTCGAGATTCCCAAGGGCAAATCCGAAGTGCGCATGGAATACCGCAGCACTCCGTTCCACGC encodes:
- a CDS encoding metalloregulator ArsR/SmtB family transcription factor, translating into MQREPITPTMDLFGAISDEMRLKILMLLDQAEFTVNEIKDILDIHQSNASRHLAKLSACGLLKDRRDGIKAYYRLSEELLLSKRMLAVIRDAYGELPDKDILLCRAEQTLQDRTDKTKGQIHKLDQAGGSLKAQISLFSKLMVPFENAVDIGCGEGGDLSLMLANRCKNVTSLDYDPKVISGLQKILKQKGIDNVTPKVADMTKTGLPDNDADLVLMSQVLHHATDPRLALKEAIRILKPGGTLALLDLAQHKEESFRETHGHIWLGFDRSQLEFFVKEFNCKVIESEIIPSENEVDKKLPVICMILTKN
- a CDS encoding CAP domain-containing protein; the protein is MRKLWKLLGAGTAISVALFLGACSDDSSNTTGTGVDHGEISVPIPDTETDASSTSEETSSATEKPSSSSDATSSETKPASSSVKETSSASEETSSASEPPSSSATSSSSTAEVVAKSWRENCLDTINAYRATENVAPLTLAADSLQACTDKQAAADMESGKAHGHFGDCHEGAQNTGPNINTSWQGTDTTKIAYYYAKMMWEDEKKLVTSGERDPNKDEDYSYIGHYLNMRNPRYTKVACGFAVSSDGKKAWLNMNFYSR
- a CDS encoding YfhO family protein, which gives rise to MNFLNKKPVFFAAMAVLFFAILLIVFREFVFDSNQLMLNSDQLNGIGSRILRAENVVVTEWDDSRLGGVPTIDALFADAYHPLVWTQFLMDPARAVGFKFILTVWVAFMSAMLLAWNLTGNKWWGALLGFLYAFSPEYFTYIYGGHDGKMMVFAIAPLALLAIRKVVREASIGYLIVLALSITWMILGSHLQLTYMFLWGAGFYTLYEVAFHCDGLKTRGKRIGLAAAGLAFGLALSCFQVVPPYIYTTTQSVRGEGDHTNYGHATSWCLHQEELMQMVLPGFIGVDVYERDEKTNDLNGSSFVNVTMQDYRKMMESGSQGSPFYWGHNSFKLDHNNAGALLTFLGFLCLFLPGKRRWACFWGLGAVLALSYGMGVHSPLFKLWYNILPGAKNFRAPGMSMFWLPLLLVMMAGPVLKAFTDDTAEALKSRRALLHGAAMFALLLVLAVVARFNWTLFIGPFGLVVSVLYAVACLGIMSIDDQGKDFSVNNFVDAFKNKLPGTKRAVQACIVLGFAFIGVFLMSGQNLMNDPIAAPYFKPLNEIVMNATAGKVIPGFILIFAIMAVAIGTFKWKGNIAAKAAILAIAAAVELFFIDGAFVQNVAKAEYLQPNNGIANAIKAPYKADPQNTPRVLSLSRSQALSGNSFPQYHMRNAAGIHDNELASYREFRGGQQNENFLQNINNPDAAHPFLDLMNIGAIIFDTQRGTTYMPIPTAMGEAYIYGESVVMSDAEAISTLKTKAAIRKPKAPEPAVTESADTTAAAPADSTDADSTQTAEVEPDDDPNAFYYREKVILSEAPEHAGQGGVAQGYAKLVESPKMDTQVFQVESDRDGFMVVAGNYHPYWHATVNGAPAKVYKAFGSLRAVEIPKGKSEVRMEYRSTPFHACLKVSLVAAILLIALGIFATAKCKKKPSA
- a CDS encoding phosphatase PAP2 family protein is translated as MVLAVPALAQPYSLSWSRDMPLTFFAAFASVYGNYRLGQMAVPSEDDVLDESHLLPWDRPFAGRYSEAADKASDLAAVFGVMPLAVAGYSWYAGDARGSDFGAYTLMFAQALALQSGIGLMVRSMAFWPRPYVYATDGEGAAKTADAEGEAYGSFFSGHTSAAFTVAVFTGEWFSELYPNSPYKSLVWAGSLSAAGFVGVLRIAAGKHFPSDVIVGALAGTGISLAVIEMHKKKTQRVSLWAGFNSVGLTAMF
- a CDS encoding OmpA family protein, whose protein sequence is MNKWVLVVLASSMAVPFCGARDLAPNKTHAVLNILYVNNDDEPHAKKRLVFEGQQDSKKRISVTTDANGEAAIMIPRGDTYSILCETVTGMFDCGETPYVSMGASTGGVTIVFDDTRVELTGVTFEPGSAELVPTSLKTLDNAIAGLKRNPKARIEIEGHTSSEGGDSFNQQLSAERAYSVRAYMIEHGISEDRVTATGYGSSQPKADNATEAGRKKNRRIEIRVLNTDEVETHEL